The Saccharopolyspora gloriosae genome window below encodes:
- a CDS encoding NUDIX hydrolase: MPPSPGRSGGAQPGRRNRRRRRRLQTVDETSAGGLVVADAERLAAIIGRSDRRGRLLWSLPKGHIEPGETPEQTAVREVAEETGIIGRVTVAIGTIDYWFVAGNRRVHKTVHHFLLDAVGGELSDEDVEVTEVAWVPLGELDEVLAYADERRLVRHALTLLGDALPGTGEAETGSRKPPRNTGTEPG, from the coding sequence ATGCCTCCGTCGCCCGGCCGCTCCGGCGGCGCACAGCCGGGGCGCCGGAACCGGCGCCGGCGCCGGCGGCTGCAGACCGTGGACGAGACATCGGCCGGGGGGCTGGTGGTCGCCGACGCCGAACGGCTCGCTGCGATCATCGGTAGGTCCGACCGCAGGGGGCGACTGCTGTGGTCGTTGCCGAAGGGCCACATCGAGCCTGGTGAGACGCCGGAACAGACCGCGGTGCGCGAGGTCGCGGAAGAGACGGGGATCATCGGACGGGTGACGGTGGCGATCGGCACGATCGACTACTGGTTCGTCGCCGGTAACCGGCGCGTGCACAAGACGGTGCACCACTTCCTGCTGGACGCGGTCGGCGGAGAACTTTCGGACGAGGACGTGGAGGTCACCGAGGTGGCTTGGGTGCCGCTAGGTGAACTGGACGAAGTGCTGGCCTACGCCGACGAGCGGCGTCTGGTGCGGCACGCGCTGACGCTGCTCGGCGATGCGCTGCCGGGCACGGGCGAGGCGGAGACGGGGAGCCGGAAACCTCCCCGGAACACGGGAACGGAGCCGGGGTGA